In the Primulina eburnea isolate SZY01 unplaced genomic scaffold, ASM2296580v1 ctg739_ERROPOS11973397, whole genome shotgun sequence genome, one interval contains:
- the LOC140821739 gene encoding uncharacterized protein: MAAIPFSLIPNPLKTTKNSFFPVRNLRISASLTPSNSSSSSNFQLNPSQSPKLETEDYIKLAFAKAEASKDSINSNPKISEHDAVNDDGVKKEVPLAVKLALEKAREYKKSKGAVGGQGTCSENVDKKPLVESNGINKRHDGLKSDEVKDGGGDKDVVPLAVKLSLEKAKEYTKNKGVLGSNAERIGESETLDSGLKGGNVQSSDDSRLTKNSNKKGGLSISSIDFLGLGFADKKSGRGLPAGLVPISDPFPVGDIPEVEILIGDKSKFDDAVAVSKPVPNIEDDVDLYKPKVSTWGVFPRPRNISRTYGGGRTIRPGEALESKEERAAKEARTRQMLDAYKSITGLNIDPELKAVCEKALKDGDLLMDLGKLKEALPFYAQVMEKLPFESKLHGLAALQWSICQDSLCRSNEARVMYEKLQSHPNPDVSKKARQLVFSFQAMEMMKVGSSNVSPLSSGYQNYFEAFVKDKKNYPLQESEVEEGTSSTQTLPYIILLISPVIIVSLIAAFQHQQRFSLF, translated from the exons ATGGCAGCAATTCCTTTTTCACTCATTCCCAATCCCCTTAAAACCACGAAGAACAGCTTCTTCCCAGTCAGAAACCTCAGAATCTCAGCCTCCTTAACCCCTTCAAATTCATCATCATCCTCAAATTTTCAACTAAACCCATCCCAATCCCCAAAACTGGAAACAGAAGATTATATTAAACTTGCATTTGCCAAAGCTGAGGCATCTAAAGATTCCATAAATTCCAACCCCAAAATTTCAGAACATGATGCTGTTAACGATGACGGGGTAAAGAAAGAGGTGCCTTTGGCTGTTAAACTTGCTCTAGAGAAGGCGAGGGAGTACAAGAAAAGCAAAGGTGCTGTGGGAGGTCAAGGTACCTGTTCTGAGAATGTTGATAAAAAACCACTTGTAGAATCTAACGGAATAAATAAAAGGCATGATGGGTTAAAGTCTGATGAAGTTAAGGATGGTGGTGGGGATAAGGATGTTGTTCCATTGGCTGTTAAACTGTCCCTGGAGAAAGCAAAGGAGTATACGAAGAACAAAGGTGTTCTGGGAAGTAATGCAGAAAGAATAGGGGAAAGTGAAACATTAGATTCAG GACTCAAGGGAGGGAATGTACAAAGTTCGGACGATAGTAGATTGACAAAGAATTCCAATAAAAAGGGGGGATTGAGTATTTCAAGTATCGACTTTCTGGGCCTCGGCTTCGCAGATAAGAAGAGTGGTAGAGGCTTGCCAGCAGGTTTAGTTCCGATTTCAGATCCTTTTCCTGTAGGAGATATTCCAGAAGTGGAGATACTCATAGGGGATAAGAGCAAGTTTGATGATGCAGTTGCTGTATCAAAGCCAGTGCCAAATATAGAAGATGACGTTGATTTATACAAGCCGAAGGTTTCTACATGGGGAGTTTTCCCTAGACCCAGAAACATTTCAAGGACA TATGGTGGTGGTAGGACAATACGTCCTGGGGAAGCACTTGAATCTAAGGAAGAGAGGGCTGCTAAAGAAGCACGAACAAGGCAGATGCTAGATGCCTACAAGAGCATAACAGGCCTAAACATTGACCCAGAGTTAAAAGCTGTTTGTGAAAAG GCATTAAAGGATGGTGACTTGCTAATGGATCTTGGAAAACTCAAGGAGGCACTACCCTTCTATGCACAAGTCATGGAAAAGTTGCCATTCGAG AGTAAACTTCATGGATTAGCAGCTTTGCAGTGGTCTATATGTCAGGATTCACTTTGCAG ATCCAATGAAGCACGTGTGATGTACGAGAAGCTTCAGTCTCATCCCAATCCAGATGTTAGCAAGAAGGCAAGACAACTAGTGTTTAGCTTCCAG GCGATGGAAATGATGAAGGTTGGCAGCTCGAACGTTTCTCCTCTCAGCAGTGGCTACCAAAATTACTTTGAAGCCTTTGTCAAGGACAAGAAAAATTACCCTTTGCAAGAATCTGAAGTGGAGGAAGGCACATCGAGTACTCAAACCTTACCATATATTATTCTTCTGATTTCTCCGGTTATAATTGTCTCACTGATCGCTGCTTTTCAGCATCAACAAAGATTTTCCTTGTTTTAG